A genomic segment from Aridibaculum aurantiacum encodes:
- the araA gene encoding L-arabinose isomerase — translation MIPNLKSLEVWFVTGSQHLYGEETLKQVDAHSEQIAKALNAASQIPVSVVFKPVVKTTEEIYAICQQANVAQNCIGIIAWMHTFSPAKMWINGLKILKKPLLHLHTQFNRDIPWDSIDMDFMNLNQSAHGDREFGFIMTRMRLNRKVVVGHWEDEGVRDQINTWARAAAGWNDWQGAKFVRFGDNMRFVAVTDGDKVEAELKFGFSVNTHGIGDLVQVINGVGGSDVDKLIQEYEERYKLAEGLRKGGQHHQSLVESAKIEIGLRTFLEQGGYKGFSDTFEDLHGMVQLPGMAVQRLMNEGYGFAGEGDWKTAALVRAMKVMGSGLKGGNAFMEDYTYHFDPNNPMVLGSHMLEVDEALAEGEISCEVHPLGIGGKADPVRLVFNSGAGPALNASIVDMGNRFRLIVNEVEAVKAEHDLPKLPVARVLWKPYPDMKTGCAAWIYAGGAHHTCYSQNLSAEHMEDFASFAGIEYVLIGKELNMYNFKNELRWNEVAFR, via the coding sequence ATGATACCAAATCTTAAATCACTCGAAGTCTGGTTTGTAACCGGCAGCCAGCACCTGTATGGCGAAGAGACACTAAAGCAGGTAGACGCTCACTCTGAGCAAATTGCTAAAGCTTTGAATGCAGCATCGCAGATACCTGTGAGTGTTGTTTTTAAACCTGTAGTAAAAACTACTGAAGAGATCTATGCCATCTGCCAGCAGGCAAACGTGGCACAGAACTGTATCGGCATCATTGCGTGGATGCATACATTTTCACCGGCTAAGATGTGGATAAACGGGCTGAAGATATTAAAGAAGCCTTTGCTGCACCTGCACACACAGTTCAACCGCGACATTCCGTGGGATAGCATAGACATGGACTTTATGAACCTGAACCAAAGTGCACACGGCGATCGTGAGTTTGGTTTTATCATGACACGTATGCGCCTGAACCGCAAAGTGGTGGTAGGGCATTGGGAAGACGAAGGCGTGCGTGACCAGATCAATACATGGGCTCGTGCTGCTGCAGGTTGGAACGACTGGCAGGGAGCAAAGTTTGTTCGCTTTGGCGACAACATGCGATTTGTAGCAGTTACCGATGGTGATAAAGTAGAAGCAGAATTGAAGTTTGGCTTCTCGGTGAACACGCATGGTATAGGCGATCTTGTACAGGTGATAAATGGTGTTGGCGGTAGTGACGTAGATAAACTGATACAGGAATATGAAGAGCGCTATAAACTTGCTGAAGGACTAAGAAAAGGTGGACAGCATCACCAGTCGCTGGTAGAGTCAGCAAAGATCGAGATTGGCCTGCGTACATTCCTGGAGCAGGGCGGCTACAAAGGTTTCAGCGATACGTTTGAAGACCTGCATGGAATGGTGCAACTGCCAGGTATGGCTGTACAACGCCTGATGAACGAAGGTTATGGATTTGCTGGTGAAGGCGACTGGAAAACAGCGGCTCTTGTACGGGCAATGAAAGTAATGGGCAGCGGGCTGAAAGGTGGTAATGCATTCATGGAAGATTATACTTACCACTTCGATCCAAACAACCCGATGGTACTTGGTTCGCATATGCTGGAAGTAGACGAAGCATTGGCAGAAGGAGAAATAAGCTGTGAAGTACATCCACTTGGTATTGGTGGTAAAGCTGATCCGGTACGTTTGGTATTTAACTCTGGTGCAGGTCCTGCACTTAATGCATCTATAGTAGATATGGGCAATCGCTTCCGCCTGATTGTAAACGAAGTAGAAGCAGTGAAAGCTGAGCATGATCTGCCGAAGCTTCCTGTGGCACGTGTACTATGGAAACCATATCCTGATATGAAGACTGGCTGTGCTGCATGGATATATGCAGGTGGTGCGCACCATACATGTTATAGCCAAAACTTATCAGCAGAACATATGGAAGACTTTGCATCGTTTGCAGGTATCGAATATGTTTTGATAGGCAAAGAGCTTAACATGTATAACTTCAAGAATGAACTCAGGTGGAACGAAGTAGCTTTTAGATAA
- a CDS encoding sodium:solute symporter family transporter, with the protein MNAGFTTLDYVIFIVYALMIVSLGLWLSRGKEGKEENAKDYFLAGGTLSWWAIGASLIAANISAEHFIGMSGSGFAIGLGIAAYEWLAAITLILVAKYLLPIMIEKKIYTMPQLASERFGSGVSFFFSFFWLLVYIFVNLTSVSWLGAMAMDQILGVPMTYGVPGLLLFAGLYSIYGGLKAVALTDVLQVVFLIGGGLITAWFALAAASPTGSALDGFSLVLNSIRQDPADLHFNMIIKEGVTAIPDGAGGSKDPYIDLPGLAVIFGAMWLINIGYWGFNQYIIQKGLAAKNLNEAKKGLIFAGFLKILIPLIVIIPGITAYYLTKDPANIEKFGAISKADQAYPWLLRNFAPVGVRGLAFAALVAAVVSSLASMLNSTSTIFTLDIYKSHINKNADGKQLVKVGRITAFVALVVAMISARPLLGGLDQAFQYIQEYTGFIYPGVVVVFGMGLLWKRATNRAALWTTIATIPTGIAMKLALPDLPFILRMGYVCMILITLAVFLTLTDNSSNVKTTPVTERNRQMQLNGARLFSILAVVSFVAGLLWGTDLFGMSMVNLGFHSIFMLTFLFAFLAVILSTNATSQVQHEKAYDFDPTVFETDSKFTLGAMGIVVIIVSLYAYFW; encoded by the coding sequence ATGAACGCAGGCTTTACAACCTTGGACTATGTCATCTTCATAGTCTACGCCCTTATGATCGTTTCACTTGGCCTATGGCTCTCCCGTGGCAAGGAGGGTAAAGAGGAAAATGCAAAAGACTATTTCCTGGCTGGCGGTACACTATCATGGTGGGCTATTGGCGCATCTCTTATTGCTGCCAACATTTCCGCTGAACATTTTATCGGCATGTCTGGTTCTGGCTTTGCCATCGGTCTTGGTATTGCGGCTTATGAATGGCTTGCAGCCATCACGCTTATTTTGGTAGCAAAGTATTTACTGCCCATCATGATCGAGAAAAAGATCTACACCATGCCGCAGCTGGCAAGCGAACGTTTTGGTTCCGGTGTTAGCTTCTTCTTTTCTTTCTTCTGGTTGCTGGTTTACATTTTTGTAAATCTTACATCGGTATCCTGGTTGGGTGCTATGGCTATGGACCAGATATTGGGCGTACCTATGACTTATGGTGTACCTGGTTTATTGCTGTTTGCAGGTCTTTATTCAATCTATGGTGGTCTTAAGGCAGTAGCACTTACTGACGTTCTACAGGTTGTTTTCCTAATAGGTGGTGGATTGATAACAGCATGGTTTGCCCTAGCTGCAGCATCCCCAACAGGAAGTGCATTAGATGGTTTTTCGCTGGTACTAAATAGTATCAGGCAAGATCCTGCCGATCTGCATTTCAATATGATCATCAAAGAAGGCGTAACAGCTATACCTGATGGAGCGGGTGGTTCAAAAGATCCTTATATAGATCTACCTGGACTTGCGGTGATCTTTGGTGCAATGTGGTTGATCAACATCGGCTATTGGGGTTTTAACCAATACATCATTCAAAAAGGATTGGCAGCTAAGAACCTCAATGAAGCTAAGAAAGGTTTGATCTTCGCCGGCTTCCTGAAGATACTTATCCCGCTGATCGTTATCATTCCGGGTATCACAGCTTATTACCTTACAAAAGATCCGGCTAACATCGAGAAGTTTGGTGCTATCTCTAAAGCTGACCAGGCTTACCCATGGTTGCTTCGCAACTTTGCACCAGTTGGTGTAAGAGGATTGGCATTTGCTGCATTGGTAGCAGCAGTAGTATCATCACTGGCTTCTATGCTAAATTCTACATCCACCATTTTTACGCTGGATATTTACAAGTCGCACATCAACAAAAATGCTGATGGTAAACAACTGGTAAAAGTAGGACGTATCACTGCATTCGTTGCATTGGTTGTTGCTATGATATCAGCACGTCCTTTATTGGGCGGACTTGACCAGGCATTCCAATACATACAGGAGTATACCGGGTTTATCTATCCTGGTGTAGTGGTAGTATTTGGTATGGGACTACTGTGGAAGCGTGCAACCAACCGCGCTGCTTTATGGACAACTATTGCTACCATTCCTACCGGTATAGCTATGAAGCTGGCGTTACCTGACCTTCCGTTCATTTTACGTATGGGATATGTTTGTATGATACTGATTACGCTTGCTGTATTTCTAACACTTACTGACAACAGCAGTAATGTAAAAACAACCCCGGTAACTGAAAGAAACAGGCAGATGCAACTGAATGGTGCAAGGCTGTTTTCCATACTTGCTGTTGTTTCTTTTGTAGCAGGCCTGCTTTGGGGCACCGACTTGTTTGGTATGAGTATGGTTAACCTTGGATTTCATTCCATCTTCATGTTGACGTTCCTGTTTGCATTCCTTGCTGTGATTTTAAGTACCAATGCAACGAGCCAGGTGCAACATGAAAAAGCATACGATTTCGATCCAACTGTTTTTGAAACTGATTCAAAATTCACACTGGGCGCTATGGGTATCGTTGTCATTATTGTTAGCCTTTATGCGTACTTCTGGTAA
- a CDS encoding NUDIX hydrolase: MTALSIYQQHDRLLVAVDCIIFGFDGQQLKALLIKRSFEPEINKWSLMGGFVQQDESVDAAAVRVLQQLTGLENIYMEQLGCYGEVDRDPAGRVVSIPYFALIKIDEHEEELLEKFNAKWYALDKVPKLIFDHNRMMNQAIERLQLKASTQPIGFELLPEKFTLTQLQNLYEAIFESSFDKRNFTRKINSLGILQKLDEKEKVSSRKGAFYYLFDRDKYNKLQHEIKKFI, translated from the coding sequence TTGACTGCCCTTTCTATATATCAACAACACGATAGGCTGCTGGTAGCAGTTGACTGTATCATCTTTGGCTTTGACGGGCAGCAACTCAAGGCGCTGCTCATCAAGCGGAGCTTCGAACCAGAGATAAACAAGTGGTCGTTGATGGGTGGATTTGTACAACAAGATGAAAGTGTAGATGCTGCGGCTGTCAGGGTATTGCAGCAACTAACAGGACTTGAGAATATATATATGGAACAACTCGGCTGCTATGGTGAAGTAGATCGGGATCCTGCCGGCCGGGTTGTTTCTATTCCTTATTTTGCTCTTATAAAAATAGATGAACACGAAGAAGAGCTATTGGAAAAGTTCAATGCGAAGTGGTATGCTCTGGATAAAGTGCCAAAGCTCATCTTTGATCATAATAGAATGATGAACCAGGCAATTGAACGTTTGCAACTGAAAGCATCAACACAACCTATAGGGTTTGAACTACTGCCTGAAAAATTTACCCTCACACAACTGCAGAACCTGTATGAGGCAATCTTTGAATCATCTTTTGACAAACGAAACTTCACACGAAAGATCAACTCACTGGGTATACTGCAAAAGCTGGATGAAAAAGAAAAAGTGTCTTCTCGTAAAGGAGCATTTTACTATTTATTCGACAGGGATAAGTACAACAAGCTGCAGCACGAGATCAAGAAGTTTATTTGA
- a CDS encoding bifunctional aldolase/short-chain dehydrogenase, whose protein sequence is MSTQAATTTFNHVSYLWDDEKAASLAGDEVGLLIYRSNLLGADLRLTNYGGGNTSCKAEAKNPLTGEPTEVMWVKGSGGDIGTLKRSGLAALYVDRLRALENVYRGIEHEDEMVELFNHCIYDLSSKAPSIDTPLHGFLPFKHIDHLHPDAAIAIAAAKDGERITQELFNGTIGWVNWQKPGFDLGLQLRQCLQENPGIRGIMLGSHGLFTWGDTAYECYINTLEVVERCAQYIEDAVANKGQVFGGSKLEALPKEERLEKAAALAPVLRGFCSSQQKMIGHFTDDDRVLQYINSNDLDRLAPLGTSCPDHFLRTKISPLVLDITAVDDLNDVAAIKEKLAPQFEAYRQMYTEYYNTCKHDNSPAIRDANPVVILFRGVGMFTFAKDKQTARVAAEFYINAINVMRGAEAISEYTSLPRQEAFNIEYWLLEEAKLQRMPKPKPLSGRIALVTGSGGGIGKAIAKKFAEEGACVIINDINQERLQETMDEFQKDFGRDTAASTLLNVTDEPSIVQALKNAVLAFGGVDIIVNNAGISLSKALTDHTTEDWDKVYDILVKGQFMVSKEGVKVLRKQNLGGDIINVVSKNSVVAGPNNAAYGSAKAAQAHLTRLLAAELGGDKVRVNTVNPDAVIAGSNIWAGGWAEGRAKAYGITVEELPAYYAKRTLMNEVILPDDIANACFAFVGGLLSKSTGNVLNVDGGVAAAFVR, encoded by the coding sequence ATGTCGACACAAGCTGCAACAACAACTTTTAATCACGTCAGCTACTTGTGGGATGATGAAAAAGCAGCATCGCTTGCCGGTGATGAAGTAGGATTGCTTATTTATCGCTCCAATTTATTAGGCGCAGACCTTCGCTTAACCAACTATGGCGGAGGCAACACCTCTTGCAAAGCCGAAGCAAAGAACCCTTTAACCGGTGAGCCAACAGAAGTTATGTGGGTAAAAGGTTCCGGTGGTGACATCGGTACACTTAAGAGAAGCGGGCTGGCGGCATTGTATGTTGACCGCCTTCGTGCACTGGAGAATGTGTATCGTGGTATAGAGCACGAAGATGAAATGGTGGAACTATTCAACCACTGCATCTACGATCTTTCTTCTAAGGCGCCTTCTATTGATACGCCTTTACATGGCTTTCTTCCTTTTAAACATATTGACCACCTGCACCCGGATGCGGCAATTGCAATTGCTGCAGCCAAAGATGGTGAGCGCATCACGCAGGAATTGTTCAATGGAACAATAGGTTGGGTAAACTGGCAAAAGCCGGGCTTCGACCTTGGACTGCAACTGCGCCAGTGCCTGCAGGAAAACCCGGGCATCCGCGGTATCATGTTAGGCTCTCACGGTTTATTTACCTGGGGCGACACAGCTTACGAATGTTATATCAACACGCTTGAAGTAGTAGAGCGTTGTGCACAATATATAGAGGACGCCGTAGCCAATAAAGGCCAGGTTTTTGGTGGAAGCAAATTAGAAGCTTTGCCAAAAGAAGAACGTCTTGAAAAAGCAGCTGCTTTGGCACCGGTTCTACGTGGCTTCTGCTCAAGCCAGCAAAAGATGATCGGTCATTTTACGGATGACGACCGCGTGTTGCAATACATCAACTCAAACGATTTGGACAGGTTGGCGCCGCTGGGCACCAGTTGCCCTGACCACTTCCTGCGTACGAAGATCAGCCCGCTAGTATTGGACATTACTGCTGTTGACGATCTGAACGATGTAGCCGCTATTAAAGAAAAGCTGGCGCCGCAGTTTGAAGCATACCGCCAGATGTACACCGAGTATTACAATACCTGCAAGCACGATAACAGCCCTGCTATCCGCGATGCTAATCCTGTGGTGATTTTGTTCCGTGGCGTAGGTATGTTCACATTTGCAAAAGACAAACAAACAGCGCGTGTAGCTGCTGAGTTTTATATCAATGCCATCAACGTAATGCGCGGTGCAGAAGCCATTTCTGAGTACACTTCGCTGCCACGCCAGGAGGCTTTCAATATTGAATACTGGTTGCTGGAAGAAGCAAAGCTGCAGCGTATGCCAAAGCCTAAGCCACTTTCAGGACGCATAGCACTGGTAACCGGTAGCGGTGGTGGAATAGGAAAAGCTATTGCTAAAAAGTTTGCTGAAGAAGGTGCATGTGTTATCATCAACGATATTAACCAGGAGCGCCTGCAGGAAACCATGGACGAGTTCCAGAAGGACTTTGGCCGTGATACTGCTGCTTCTACCTTACTTAATGTAACCGACGAACCCTCTATTGTACAAGCACTGAAGAATGCAGTACTTGCTTTTGGTGGTGTTGACATCATTGTGAACAATGCTGGTATCAGCTTGTCGAAAGCGCTTACCGACCACACTACCGAAGATTGGGATAAGGTGTACGATATACTGGTGAAAGGACAGTTCATGGTATCGAAAGAAGGCGTGAAGGTGTTGCGCAAGCAAAACCTGGGCGGCGATATCATCAATGTAGTTTCAAAAAATTCTGTTGTAGCTGGGCCTAACAATGCGGCTTATGGTTCTGCTAAAGCTGCTCAGGCACATCTTACACGTTTGCTGGCAGCAGAGCTGGGTGGCGATAAGGTGCGTGTGAACACAGTAAATCCTGACGCGGTGATTGCCGGCTCTAATATTTGGGCAGGTGGCTGGGCTGAAGGTCGTGCAAAAGCTTACGGTATCACCGTAGAAGAGCTGCCGGCTTATTACGCCAAGCGCACACTGATGAACGAGGTGATACTACCAGATGATATTGCCAATGCATGCTTTGCTTTTGTAGGCGGGCTGCTTAGCAAATCAACAGGTAATGTACTGAATGTAGACGGTGGTGTAGCCGCTGCATTTGTGAGATAA
- a CDS encoding TIM barrel protein gives MPVEKYRIEELNHEQSQEHKRQFDYVAASVRNVEDVLQKLQDFQVAIPSWALGTGGTRFGRFSGGGEPRSLEEKIEDVGLLHQLNQSSGAISLHIPWDIPTNVASIKALAAQHGLRFDAVNSNTFQDQPDQQHSYKFGSLQHADKAVRKQAIEHNIEVIKHGVELGSDSLTVWLADGSSFPGQLNFRKAFQNTLESLQEIYAALPEDWKVYVEYKAFEPNFYSMTVGDWGQSLLFANKLGPKAYTLVDLGHHLPNANIEQIVSLLLMEGKLGGFHFNDSKYGDDDLTVGSINPYQLFLIFVELVEGMNAKGMNHATDLGWMIDASHNIKDPLEDLLQSVEAIQIAYAQALLVDAAALDAARQSNDVTQAQEILQNVYRLDVRPLVAEARLRAGGALQPLKLFRQLKLREQLISQRGLKTVATGL, from the coding sequence ATGCCAGTTGAAAAATATAGGATAGAGGAGCTCAACCACGAGCAATCACAGGAGCATAAAAGACAATTTGATTATGTAGCCGCGTCGGTGCGTAACGTGGAAGATGTACTGCAAAAGCTGCAGGATTTCCAGGTAGCAATACCAAGCTGGGCGCTGGGTACAGGCGGTACACGCTTTGGTCGTTTTTCTGGTGGTGGCGAACCACGCAGCCTTGAAGAAAAGATCGAGGACGTAGGACTGCTGCACCAGCTCAACCAATCGAGCGGTGCTATTTCATTGCACATTCCATGGGATATTCCTACCAATGTTGCTTCTATCAAAGCATTGGCTGCACAACATGGTCTTCGTTTCGATGCGGTGAACTCAAACACTTTCCAGGACCAGCCCGACCAGCAGCACAGCTATAAATTTGGCTCGCTTCAGCATGCTGATAAAGCTGTACGTAAGCAAGCAATTGAACACAACATAGAAGTGATAAAGCACGGTGTTGAGCTGGGCTCTGATTCACTTACTGTATGGCTTGCGGATGGTTCAAGTTTTCCCGGACAACTGAACTTCAGGAAAGCATTCCAGAACACACTGGAGAGCCTGCAGGAAATTTATGCAGCACTACCAGAAGACTGGAAAGTGTATGTAGAATACAAAGCATTCGAGCCAAACTTCTACTCAATGACAGTGGGCGATTGGGGACAGTCGCTGCTGTTTGCTAACAAGCTGGGTCCAAAAGCATATACATTGGTTGACCTTGGTCACCACCTGCCAAACGCCAACATCGAACAGATCGTTTCGCTGTTGCTGATGGAAGGTAAGTTGGGTGGTTTCCATTTCAATGATTCTAAATATGGTGATGATGACCTGACCGTAGGAAGCATCAACCCTTACCAGCTGTTCCTCATTTTCGTGGAGCTGGTGGAAGGTATGAATGCAAAAGGTATGAACCACGCTACCGACCTCGGTTGGATGATAGATGCTTCGCACAACATTAAAGATCCACTGGAAGATCTGCTGCAATCTGTTGAAGCCATTCAAATTGCTTACGCACAGGCACTGCTGGTAGATGCAGCGGCATTGGATGCAGCACGCCAGTCAAATGATGTAACACAGGCGCAGGAGATACTGCAAAATGTATATCGTTTAGACGTAAGACCATTGGTAGCCGAAGCAAGACTACGTGCCGGTGGTGCCTTGCAACCACTGAAGCTTTTCCGCCAGTTGAAGCTGAGAGAACAACTGATCAGCCAAAGAGGATTGAAAACAGTAGCGACCGGACTTTAA
- a CDS encoding FGGY-family carbohydrate kinase has translation MLATPVIAVFDVGKTNKKLFLFDKHYKIVYERSARFIETEDENGFPCENLESLKQSVFDALHEIEGKEEFDVKAINFTTYGASFVYIGEDGEPVAPLYNYLKPYSPELLKQFYSTYGGEEKFSEEASSPVLGNLNSGMQLYRMKYEQPEVYAKIKYALHLPQYMSYLITGQVFADITSIGCHTNLWNFTTNDYHEWVYKEGVIEKLPPIVASNFTVPSNFNKEIKVGVGLHDSSAALIPYLSSIHTPFALISTGTWCITLNPFNDTPLTSQDLQMDCLRYMQFKGKPVKASRIFAGNEHEEQVKRIAEHFNQSPLKYRTMPFNAEVMETLQQKVDTPAQTVSDALIKQSAFPSRELGIFDTDEEAYHQLMQDIINQQFASTNLVLRGSEVSRIFVDGGFSKNDIYMNLLAAAFAGKEVFAASVAQATALGTALAMHDSWNNQPIPKDLIELKYFADHEVIS, from the coding sequence ATGTTAGCCACACCCGTAATAGCTGTATTTGATGTTGGAAAAACCAACAAAAAGCTTTTCCTGTTCGATAAGCACTACAAGATCGTTTACGAGCGATCAGCACGTTTTATTGAAACCGAAGATGAAAATGGTTTTCCATGTGAGAACCTGGAAAGCCTGAAGCAGTCGGTATTTGATGCACTGCACGAAATAGAAGGTAAAGAAGAGTTTGATGTAAAAGCTATCAACTTTACTACCTATGGTGCCAGCTTTGTATACATTGGTGAAGACGGGGAGCCGGTAGCTCCTTTATATAATTATCTAAAGCCATACTCACCGGAGTTGCTCAAGCAGTTTTACAGCACCTATGGAGGCGAGGAAAAATTTTCAGAAGAAGCTTCTTCGCCTGTGCTGGGAAACCTGAACTCGGGTATGCAGCTGTATAGGATGAAGTACGAGCAACCAGAAGTGTATGCAAAGATCAAGTATGCATTGCACCTGCCGCAGTACATGAGTTATCTCATAACCGGGCAGGTGTTTGCTGATATAACCAGTATCGGCTGTCACACCAATCTTTGGAATTTTACTACCAACGATTACCATGAGTGGGTGTACAAAGAAGGTGTGATAGAAAAGCTGCCGCCTATTGTTGCATCCAACTTCACCGTCCCTTCTAATTTCAATAAGGAGATAAAAGTGGGTGTTGGCCTGCATGATAGTTCAGCTGCACTTATTCCTTACCTGTCTTCTATACATACACCCTTTGCACTTATCTCCACCGGTACCTGGTGCATTACATTGAACCCGTTCAACGATACACCACTTACCAGCCAGGACCTGCAAATGGATTGTTTGCGCTACATGCAGTTTAAGGGTAAGCCGGTAAAGGCTTCAAGGATTTTTGCAGGTAATGAACACGAAGAGCAGGTGAAGCGTATCGCTGAACACTTCAACCAGAGTCCTTTAAAGTATCGTACGATGCCTTTCAATGCGGAAGTGATGGAAACACTGCAGCAAAAAGTAGATACACCCGCACAAACTGTCTCAGACGCACTTATCAAACAATCGGCCTTTCCATCAAGAGAATTGGGCATATTTGATACCGATGAAGAAGCCTACCATCAACTGATGCAGGATATCATTAACCAGCAATTTGCCTCTACCAATCTTGTGCTGCGCGGAAGCGAGGTTTCAAGAATTTTTGTGGATGGCGGTTTTAGTAAGAACGATATCTACATGAACCTGCTTGCTGCAGCATTTGCAGGCAAAGAAGTATTTGCTGCTTCTGTAGCGCAAGCCACAGCACTGGGCACTGCACTGGCAATGCACGATAGCTGGAACAATCAACCTATTCCTAAAGACCTGATAGAACTAAAATATTTTGCAGATCATGAAGTGATCTCATGA